AGAATTACAACAGCTCACGGAACGAACTTACCGGCAATCAAGCGGGATTAATCTTGAGCAGTTCATCATCGGCACGGGGCGTTTCCAGGATCTCCAAAAATTCTCATCCAAAGAAAGCTTTGAGTTATCCGACAGCGCCAGAGTGTTTTTCAGAATTTTAGAAGGAAAGCTCTATCTGGCTATTTATTTTTCAAATTACATTATTTCCAGGCTAGAAAAATATGATCCGCGCAAAGGCTTGCATGAAAAAAACATCTACCCGTTCATGGTTTTCATTGAAGAAATAAATCACGGAATTCACACTGCTCTAAAATACCTCGCAGGCGAAAAAGAAATTGAGACAGAGGAATTTATCCGCGACCTGGAGCTATTAGCGAAGATCGATACTTACCAGATTCTTAAATTCTTTGTTGCATATTTCAACGCTTCGAAAAAACTGGAAAAATTTGACAAGCTCTGGCTGCGCCATCACCTTTTTGAGCGCGGCAATTTTTCATATCAATCCGGCAGGCTAAGCACCCGCTACAGTGAGACCAATTGGTTAGGTGAAAAATATGTTCGATATTTAGATGGAATTCCGCCTAATCACAGACTGGCTGAAATGAGAAGATTTAGAGAGTTGAATTATCCCCTGAAGATGCAGTACATTCGAATGCTGCCGGGGTGATTTATTTGTTGAGCTGCAAAATGACGCCAATATTGTTTCGCAGCACCAGCCCGTACATTATATTTAAGACCCCAAGCGTAATTTGAGCGGCTTTTTTATTTTCTTTTTTAACTTGTCCCATAACAAATAAAACACCACCTGTAACCCCTCCTTTTATAAGGATTGCCAAAGGTCGATTCTTAATAAAAGCCCTTGCGATTGGGTTCGCTTCTTTTGCTCCTCTGTCCAAACTATAGAATGTTGTGATCAAATCTAGCGTGTTTAAGGCAACGTAATTTACAGCCAGAGATTTATATAACCAATCACTCGATTGCTTGCGTGGCTTTATGATTCCTTTCGATTCTTTCAGCAAAACTTCCTGGCTGAATTTTTCCTGAGTCAATCCGTTCTTACCAATTAAAACTGTAAACCCAAAAACCAGGCAGAAAATAAGGCGTCCATGCCAATTCATCAGATCCGATTCCTATAAATAACTTTATTACAGGAATCGGAAGACTATTTGAAATAATTAGGATTGTTTCAAATTAACAAAATTGGAGGATGATGAATTAAGGCAAGGATTTAAAAGATCGGTTAGTAAAAGCAGAGCTCAAAAAGGTGATTAATTAATCTTAGGCTTGGTTTATAGATTGTGTGGTTCCTTGACGCCAAGCCTGATCTGACGGCCTAAAAACACCAGGCCAACCACATTCGGAATAACCATTAAACCGATGAGAAAATCAGAGATATCCCAGATAATTTTTACGCCATAAACGGAGCCGATGAAAGCCAAAACACACCAGCTCAATCGATAAATTGTTCCAATGTGGGCCCCTTTCATGACATAGCGCAAAGCTTGTTCGCCATAGTAGGCCCAGGCTACCAATGATGTGAACCCAAAAAGAAGCGAGCAGATCGCCACGAGGATGCCGCCATAGGGAATATTTGCATTGAATGCCGAGGCCACCATCGCCGTGCTCATCTCCCCATTGCTCCAGACGCCGGTAATGACAACTACGGAAGCTGTTGCCATGCAAACGATTATCGTATCAATAAAAACGCCCATCATCGCTATAATTCCTTGACGCATCGGGTTGGAAGTCTTAGCGGCGCTATGAGCAATGCCTGCGGATCCCAATCCCGCTTCACTTGAAATAACGCCGCGGCGAATACCATATTCGATGGTCCGGGCTATTGTTGAACCCGCAAAACCACCCACTGCCGCCACCGGAGTAAATGCACTGGAAAATATTAATTTGATCGCATCCGGCAAATTTTCAATATTTGCCACAAGGATAATAATGACTCCAAATACATAAAGCACAACCATCGACGGCACAAGCCGCTCTGCCACTTGACCAATTCTTTTGATACCTCCCAGCACAACACTGGCGAGAAGCATAGTTAAAATGAGTCCGGTAATCCATTTGGAAATGCCAAATTCGGTAAACATGACCAGGGCAACAGAATTAGCTTGCGCAAGGTTTCCGCCGCCAATGGCCCCTAAACTAGCACATATGGCAAAAATCAAACCCAGCACAGGTAACCCGGCGCCCTTTTCCAAATAGACCATCGGACCACCGAGCAGAGTACCATCTTTACTCTCGATGCGATATTTTACAGCTAAAAACACCTCCGCGAATTTCGTCGCCATACCGAGCGGCGCCATTACGACCATCCAAAAAGCTGCCCCGGGACCACCAATCGCGATTGCCGTTGCGACGCCGGCTATATTGCCATTTCCAATGGTGGCCGCCATCGCGGTGGTTAATGCTTGAAACGGACTAATTTCACCTCTTTCCTCTTGTGTATGATCCCTTTTAAGTTCGCCTTTCATGATCAGTCGGATTGCAAGGCCAAATTTTCTTATTTGAATAGCCCTGCTAAAGACAGTCATGGCGATACCGACAAGAACGAGCAGCGCAATTGTCCAGGGTCCCCAGATAAAATCCGAAATAGTTGCCGCGAAATCTGACATTTCTATGGTTTAGTTAGGAAGCCTTTGACCGGCAAGGGCTTGCGTGTGAGTTTCGTCTTTCAAAACAATTGTACCGTTAACCACAACAAGTTCAACTCCGGATGGGTAGAGATTTGGCACATCATCGGTCGTTCGATCTGCTGCTGCCTCAAGATCGAGGACGACAATATCTGCCGCCATACCCTCTTGTAGTTTGCCGCGATTATCAAGTTTGGCAGAATCTGCCGGTAGGGAAGTCATTTTTCGAATTGCCTCTTCGATGCTAAAAAGTTTACGATCGAGAACGTACTCCTGAATAAATCGAATCGTATATCCGTAGCTTGCGCGGTTCATAACGAAACTTTCAAGGTGTCCATAAGGTGCTGCGATCACACCATCGCTCTCAATACTGCAAATGGGCTGTTGCAAAAGCTTGTCGAGATCCTCGGGAGTTGCGTAGATATGGCGCAGCATGACATTGTAATAATCCTCTTCGTCGTCCAGAACTATTCGAAAAATCGTATCGGTGTAGTCCACTTTTAAAATGTCTGATATTTCCTTAAAATTCTTGCCGACCAACTCAGGATGAGCTTTTGAGCATGTTAAATAGAATTTTTCAAAACCGCCCAAACGGAGCAAATAATTCGTTGGATTTTCAATGTATTCACGACATTGTTCTACAACTTTATGGGACTTTAATCTTTTTAAAATTTCATTATGAGGTCCTTCATAAACCCAGGGCGGAAGCAAAGTCACGACGGGACCCGGTCCCCAAATATCGGGAAAGGTATCAATCCCAACTTGCAATTGTTCTTTTTCAATGGCGTTATAAATTTTATTCAGAATTTTATCAAAAGCTGCTGGGTCGGCATAAGGTCGGGGAGCAAGATGAGACAGTTGAGCCGGCAACCCGGCCCTTCTTGCTATGTTCAGGGCTTCATCGACAGCTTCTTCAAAAGTGTCGCCGCGATTGCGGATGTGACTGGCATAAATTCGATTGTGTTTCGCTGCAATTTCACTCAAGGCCACGAGTTCGTTTTCATCGGCATTATACCCCGGGGCATATTCAAGTCCGGTTGAAAAACCAACCGCCCCGGCGGACATGGCTTCCTCAACCAGCGATTTCATTACGCTCAATTCATTCCGGTTAGCGGGACGAGGCTCATATCCCATCACAGCGAGTCTGACCGTCCCATGTGGCACAAGCGGTGCAACGTTGATCGAGACGCCAGGCGAGGAAAGAGCATCCAGATATTCTGCAAAATTCGTCCAGGCAAAATCAACATCCCAGTTTTCACTAAATCCGATCGTTACTTGCTTGGCGAGCGCTTTGTCGGGAGCGGGTGCAGGGCCGTGACCACAGTTGCCCGTAACGACAGTGGTGATCCCCTGTCGTACGCCGCTCTCAGCAAATCGGTTAACCAGAAGCGAAAAATCCGAATGGCTGTGAATGTCAATAAAGCCGGGACAAACGTATTTCCCTGCCGCTTTCCATTCGGTTTTGCTTTGAACTTTTGAAGTATCGCCAACTTTTAGGATCTTACCATCGTCAATAGCAACATCGGCAACAAAAGCCGGTTTACCGGTACCATCGACAACCGTACCGCCACGGATTATAAGATCAACCATTTTTGAAGTCTCCTTTCCTAATCAATTCGATCGCCATGACTTGAAATTCATTGCTCATGGCTGAAGTCATATGAAGATAACTGATCCTAAAAAGTCGGCTTCAGCCGACTTAAGCTTTGAGCCAGAAAATAAATTTTCTGGCAAGGATGCCTGAACGAACAGTCACACAAATTTCTCAATAATCTCCTGCTTTAACCCCTCATCCACATTCGCCCCCGATGCAATCAAACATACATTTTTCCCCTTAATAGACTCGGGCATTCTTAAAGCACCGGCCAAAGCCGCCGCACCAGCTCCTTCGAGTAAATGACCTGTAAAACGATAAAATAACCCCATCGCCTCTTTCAATTCCTGCTCAGTAACCAACTCCATTTGATCCACCACATCGAGCATCAAATCGACCGCCGCCGGGATCGCCACTCTAACAGCCATGCCACTGGCAAAAGTATCACACTTCTCGGTATTAATCGGATGACCGGCCTCAAAAGACAAAGCCATGCAGGGCGCCTGTTCCGATTGAATACCGATTATTTTAATCGCGCGATTATGTTTTTTGATGACTGTTCCAATTCCGCCAATCAAAGCTCCGTTACCAACCGGTACAAAAACCAGCTCAACATCGGAAAGTTCTTTTATGATTTCATGGCCAATCGTGGCTGTACCTGCCACAATTTC
The sequence above is drawn from the candidate division KSB1 bacterium genome and encodes:
- a CDS encoding D-aminoacylase; this encodes MVDLIIRGGTVVDGTGKPAFVADVAIDDGKILKVGDTSKVQSKTEWKAAGKYVCPGFIDIHSHSDFSLLVNRFAESGVRQGITTVVTGNCGHGPAPAPDKALAKQVTIGFSENWDVDFAWTNFAEYLDALSSPGVSINVAPLVPHGTVRLAVMGYEPRPANRNELSVMKSLVEEAMSAGAVGFSTGLEYAPGYNADENELVALSEIAAKHNRIYASHIRNRGDTFEEAVDEALNIARRAGLPAQLSHLAPRPYADPAAFDKILNKIYNAIEKEQLQVGIDTFPDIWGPGPVVTLLPPWVYEGPHNEILKRLKSHKVVEQCREYIENPTNYLLRLGGFEKFYLTCSKAHPELVGKNFKEISDILKVDYTDTIFRIVLDDEEDYYNVMLRHIYATPEDLDKLLQQPICSIESDGVIAAPYGHLESFVMNRASYGYTIRFIQEYVLDRKLFSIEEAIRKMTSLPADSAKLDNRGKLQEGMAADIVVLDLEAAADRTTDDVPNLYPSGVELVVVNGTIVLKDETHTQALAGQRLPN
- a CDS encoding sodium:alanine symporter family protein, which codes for MSDFAATISDFIWGPWTIALLVLVGIAMTVFSRAIQIRKFGLAIRLIMKGELKRDHTQEERGEISPFQALTTAMAATIGNGNIAGVATAIAIGGPGAAFWMVVMAPLGMATKFAEVFLAVKYRIESKDGTLLGGPMVYLEKGAGLPVLGLIFAICASLGAIGGGNLAQANSVALVMFTEFGISKWITGLILTMLLASVVLGGIKRIGQVAERLVPSMVVLYVFGVIIILVANIENLPDAIKLIFSSAFTPVAAVGGFAGSTIARTIEYGIRRGVISSEAGLGSAGIAHSAAKTSNPMRQGIIAMMGVFIDTIIVCMATASVVVITGVWSNGEMSTAMVASAFNANIPYGGILVAICSLLFGFTSLVAWAYYGEQALRYVMKGAHIGTIYRLSWCVLAFIGSVYGVKIIWDISDFLIGLMVIPNVVGLVFLGRQIRLGVKEPHNL
- a CDS encoding pyridoxal-phosphate dependent enzyme, producing the protein EIVAGTATIGHEIIKELSDVELVFVPVGNGALIGGIGTVIKKHNRAIKIIGIQSEQAPCMALSFEAGHPINTEKCDTFASGMAVRVAIPAAVDLMLDVVDQMELVTEQELKEAMGLFYRFTGHLLEGAGAAALAGALRMPESIKGKNVCLIASGANVDEGLKQEIIEKFV